The Mixta hanseatica genome includes a region encoding these proteins:
- the wecC gene encoding UDP-N-acetyl-D-mannosamine dehydrogenase: protein MSFKTISVIGLGYIGLPTAAAFASRQQHVVGIDINARAVETINRGEIHIVEPDLDTVVRQAVQDGFLRAATQPEAADAFLIAVPTPFKGDHQPDMRYVQAAALSLAPVLKPGDLVILESTSPVGATEQMAHWLAEARPDLTFPQQQPERPDIHIAYCPERVLPGQVMVELIKNDRVIGGMTPACSERASELYRIFLEGECVVTHARTAEMCKLTENSFRDVNIAFANELSLICAQQGINVWELIALANRHPRVNILQPGPGVGGHCIAVDPWFIVAQNPELARLIRTAREVNDAKPHWVLDQVKAAVADCLSESGKRASELTIACFGLAFKPNIDDLRESPAMEVAHLVASWHSGTTWVVEPNVQQIPAALSDEATLVSLEQALVGADVLVMLVDHHAFKAVSGEQVAQRWVVDTKGVWR from the coding sequence ATGAGTTTTAAAACAATTTCGGTTATTGGACTCGGCTATATCGGGCTGCCTACCGCCGCCGCGTTTGCATCGCGCCAGCAGCATGTCGTGGGAATTGATATTAATGCGCGGGCGGTCGAAACCATTAACCGTGGCGAAATTCATATCGTCGAGCCCGATCTGGATACGGTGGTCAGGCAGGCGGTACAGGATGGCTTTCTTCGCGCCGCCACGCAGCCGGAGGCGGCCGATGCGTTTCTGATCGCCGTTCCTACGCCGTTTAAAGGCGATCATCAACCTGATATGCGCTATGTGCAGGCGGCGGCGCTGTCGCTGGCGCCGGTATTGAAGCCGGGCGATTTAGTCATTCTGGAATCAACATCGCCGGTTGGCGCAACGGAACAGATGGCGCATTGGCTGGCCGAAGCGCGCCCGGATTTGACGTTCCCGCAACAGCAGCCGGAGCGCCCTGATATTCATATCGCCTACTGCCCTGAAAGGGTATTGCCCGGCCAGGTGATGGTTGAGCTGATTAAAAATGATCGCGTTATTGGTGGTATGACGCCAGCCTGTTCTGAGCGCGCCAGCGAGCTGTACCGCATTTTTCTGGAAGGCGAATGCGTGGTAACCCATGCCCGCACCGCTGAAATGTGTAAGCTAACGGAAAATAGCTTCCGTGACGTCAATATTGCCTTTGCGAACGAACTGTCGCTGATTTGCGCGCAGCAGGGCATCAACGTGTGGGAACTGATCGCGTTGGCTAACCGCCATCCGCGCGTCAATATTCTGCAACCGGGGCCGGGCGTCGGCGGTCACTGCATTGCGGTCGATCCCTGGTTTATTGTGGCGCAAAACCCTGAGCTGGCGCGTCTTATCCGCACCGCACGTGAAGTGAATGACGCCAAGCCGCACTGGGTGCTGGATCAGGTTAAAGCAGCGGTGGCTGACTGCCTGAGCGAGAGCGGTAAGCGCGCCAGTGAATTAACCATCGCCTGCTTTGGCCTGGCGTTTAAACCTAATATCGACGATCTGCGTGAAAGCCCGGCAATGGAAGTGGCGCATCTGGTCGCTTCCTGGCATAGCGGCACCACCTGGGTGGTGGAGCCTAATGTGCAGCAGATCCCGGCGGCGCTGTCTGACGAGGCGACGCTGGTCTCGCTGGAGCAGGCGCTTGTCGGCGCTGACGTATTGGTGATGCTGGTCGATCATCACGCCTTTAAAGCGGTGAGCGGCGAGCAGGTCGCCCAGCGTTGGGTCGTGGATACCAAAGGAGTATGGCGATGA